A region of Verrucomicrobiia bacterium DNA encodes the following proteins:
- a CDS encoding phage resistance protein, translating into MAYLKDLIDLPDQVRQGDFVLRLTEGLGNPEQTLENYVVTPELAKCFRQALDLVKSSLQSHSSKGAYLHGSFGSGKSHFMAVLNLMLANHPAIQRFAEFPPLLAETNWNDWGHGKKFLLVPFHMIGKTDLTSAILEGYTDFVTRLHPDKPHPGVYRSEKLIENARNLRKQMRDAAFFKAINEEFAEGDDSSLAMADQTELVSRGGDWGLLGSAWDAASFDRACNAHPQNPERIRLVGSLVATIFSHAHGTAEYINLDNGLSVISNHAKSLGYDAIILFLDELILWLASHAGKPEFVTQQGQLLAKLVESQNAKRDVPLISFIARQKSLRELVGDTMLGAQYVSLDDSIKHFDQRFDVIKLEDRNLPTIAQKRVLKPRSEAARQQIDEAFRQTEKLRRDVLDVLQTKEGDRNQFRKIYPFSPALMETLVALSTLLQRERTALKIMLMLLVEQKETLELGQIIPVGDIFDIIMKGEEPFSDVIRVHFENARRLYLQQLLPLIEARNGIRKEQADAGSPTDPKVIGFRRDDRLAKTLLLSALAPEVESFRAMTVNKLAALNHGSIKTPIPGQEGRVVLQKCREWASEIGQIKIGDEEGNPTVSVQLAGVDTDSLVNQAATEDNAGNRIRKVKELVYEMMGLELADALWISHDFLWRGTKRQCQFLFANVRELNTETLNNQTDDWKVIIDFPFDKDENHGPRDDLAKIDGFRREVPKGSRTIAWIPSFLNSSAQRELGLLVKLDHVLTGSRFDTYAARLSAVERTQAKVILENQSRALRQKIKGYLEAAYGLASDKSCLDSAHTLDPDEQILSLHPSIAIPVPSAATLKDAVQEALSEALKGQFPGHPEFSTDARISGASIKRVWVELEKALQSADGRSPVDPANRRDVKLIAEPLKLATMGETHLVADGHWRQHFAPKEGGEGATTVGKLRRWMDEPQPMGLPAELQNLIILFFATQADRSLTLHGGPVQASLDTLRDEMELRSQPLPTAAQWKEACARAQGIFGLTPGSICNASNVARLTADLKSKATEFQSGAQNLVAELEQRLQQRGIAVSASDRLATARAGRDLLEAIRSATETQVIAALAAAPWTQLPLVLGTSIRQAASVSNALQRTKWNIIDSASRLTDYRQAAGAAIASRVQEVLTRNEQDVALPGTLARIEDDAATLLADRPPTPPAPVPTPPFPTSTPSQGTDIPVVPPSPIPVPAWNPPASPTPAAGVSWHRSDAAEVEQLYANQPDQLARNRRLVTELKSLYGASQVAGDQLPPGLPQAQIVEVLEVHHIQPLSKGGADERSNMIVVTASLHALIHADPDCRIDLGTGTMELFGVRLGLHVDAQHG; encoded by the coding sequence ATGGCCTACCTCAAAGACCTCATCGACCTGCCGGATCAAGTGCGGCAAGGGGACTTCGTCCTCCGCCTCACCGAAGGCCTCGGCAACCCGGAGCAGACGCTGGAGAACTACGTCGTCACCCCGGAGCTGGCGAAGTGCTTCCGGCAGGCGCTGGACCTCGTCAAATCCAGCCTGCAATCGCACTCCAGCAAGGGCGCCTACCTCCACGGCAGCTTCGGCTCCGGCAAGTCGCACTTCATGGCGGTGCTGAACCTGATGCTCGCCAACCATCCGGCGATCCAGAGGTTCGCGGAATTCCCCCCGCTGCTGGCGGAGACCAACTGGAACGACTGGGGCCACGGGAAGAAGTTCCTGCTGGTGCCGTTCCACATGATCGGGAAGACGGACCTCACGTCGGCCATCCTGGAGGGCTACACCGACTTCGTGACCCGCCTGCATCCCGACAAGCCGCACCCGGGCGTCTATCGTTCCGAGAAGCTGATCGAGAACGCCCGAAACCTGCGCAAGCAGATGCGTGACGCCGCGTTCTTCAAGGCCATCAACGAGGAATTCGCGGAGGGCGATGATTCAAGTCTCGCGATGGCAGACCAAACTGAGTTGGTTTCCCGCGGCGGGGATTGGGGGCTGCTCGGCAGCGCCTGGGATGCAGCCTCCTTTGACCGCGCGTGCAATGCCCATCCGCAGAATCCCGAGCGCATTCGCCTCGTGGGTTCGCTGGTTGCCACCATCTTTAGCCACGCCCACGGCACGGCGGAATACATCAACCTCGACAACGGGTTGTCGGTCATCAGCAACCACGCGAAGTCGCTGGGCTACGATGCGATCATCCTCTTCCTCGACGAACTCATCCTCTGGCTGGCCAGCCACGCGGGCAAACCGGAGTTCGTGACCCAGCAAGGTCAGCTGCTGGCGAAGCTCGTCGAATCGCAGAACGCCAAGCGGGATGTCCCGCTGATCAGCTTCATCGCCCGCCAGAAGAGTCTGCGGGAGCTCGTGGGTGACACCATGCTGGGGGCGCAATACGTCTCCCTCGACGATTCAATCAAGCACTTCGACCAGCGTTTCGACGTCATCAAGCTCGAAGACCGCAATCTGCCGACCATCGCGCAGAAGCGGGTCTTGAAACCCAGGAGCGAAGCCGCTCGCCAGCAGATCGACGAAGCGTTTCGCCAGACGGAGAAGCTGCGGCGCGACGTGCTGGACGTGCTGCAAACCAAGGAGGGCGACCGGAATCAGTTCCGGAAGATTTATCCCTTCAGTCCGGCCCTCATGGAGACCCTGGTGGCCCTCTCCACCCTGCTTCAGCGCGAGCGCACCGCGTTGAAGATCATGCTCATGCTGTTGGTGGAGCAGAAGGAGACGCTGGAACTCGGACAGATCATCCCCGTCGGCGACATATTCGACATCATCATGAAGGGTGAAGAGCCCTTCAGCGACGTCATCCGCGTCCACTTCGAGAACGCCCGGCGGCTTTACCTCCAGCAACTCCTGCCGCTGATCGAGGCCAGGAACGGCATCCGCAAGGAACAGGCCGACGCGGGAAGCCCGACGGATCCCAAGGTCATCGGATTCCGCCGGGATGATCGCCTCGCCAAGACCTTGCTGCTTTCGGCGCTCGCGCCCGAGGTGGAGTCCTTCCGGGCGATGACGGTCAACAAGCTGGCCGCGCTGAACCACGGCAGCATCAAGACGCCGATCCCCGGCCAGGAAGGCCGCGTGGTGTTGCAGAAGTGCCGCGAGTGGGCGTCCGAGATTGGGCAGATCAAGATTGGCGACGAGGAAGGCAATCCGACCGTCAGCGTGCAGTTGGCCGGGGTGGATACCGACAGCCTCGTCAATCAGGCCGCCACCGAAGACAACGCCGGGAACCGGATCCGGAAGGTGAAGGAGCTGGTTTACGAGATGATGGGTCTCGAACTGGCCGACGCCCTGTGGATCAGCCACGACTTCCTCTGGCGGGGAACCAAACGGCAATGCCAATTCCTGTTCGCCAATGTCCGGGAGCTCAACACCGAAACCCTGAACAACCAGACGGATGACTGGAAGGTCATCATCGATTTCCCCTTCGACAAGGACGAGAACCACGGTCCACGGGATGACCTGGCGAAGATCGATGGCTTCCGCCGCGAAGTTCCAAAGGGATCGCGCACCATCGCGTGGATTCCGTCCTTCCTGAACAGCTCCGCCCAACGCGAGCTGGGCCTGTTGGTGAAGCTGGACCATGTGCTGACCGGAAGTCGCTTCGACACCTATGCCGCCCGGCTCTCGGCGGTGGAACGAACGCAGGCCAAGGTCATCCTGGAAAACCAGTCCCGGGCCCTGCGGCAGAAGATCAAAGGCTACCTTGAAGCCGCTTACGGTCTGGCCAGCGACAAGTCGTGCCTGGATTCGGCCCATACCCTCGACCCGGACGAGCAGATCTTGAGTCTCCATCCGAGCATCGCCATCCCGGTTCCCTCGGCGGCGACCCTCAAGGACGCCGTTCAGGAGGCATTGAGTGAAGCGCTCAAGGGACAGTTTCCGGGACATCCGGAGTTTTCCACGGACGCGCGGATCTCCGGGGCCAGCATCAAGCGGGTGTGGGTGGAGCTGGAGAAGGCCCTGCAATCCGCCGACGGGCGTTCCCCGGTGGACCCGGCCAACCGCCGTGATGTGAAGCTGATCGCCGAGCCCTTGAAGCTGGCGACCATGGGCGAGACGCATCTGGTCGCGGACGGCCATTGGCGGCAGCACTTCGCGCCGAAGGAAGGCGGAGAAGGAGCCACCACGGTGGGCAAGCTTCGTCGGTGGATGGATGAACCACAGCCGATGGGCCTGCCGGCTGAACTTCAGAACCTGATCATCCTCTTCTTTGCCACGCAGGCGGATCGGTCGCTGACGCTGCATGGCGGCCCGGTGCAGGCCTCGCTGGATACGCTCCGGGACGAGATGGAACTCCGGAGCCAGCCGTTGCCAACGGCGGCTCAATGGAAGGAAGCCTGTGCGCGGGCTCAGGGGATCTTTGGACTCACGCCGGGTTCGATCTGCAATGCCTCCAATGTCGCGAGGCTGACCGCCGACCTGAAGAGCAAGGCGACGGAGTTCCAGTCCGGCGCGCAGAATCTGGTGGCGGAACTGGAACAGCGGCTGCAACAGCGCGGAATCGCAGTCAGCGCTTCAGATCGGCTCGCCACGGCCCGGGCGGGACGTGACTTGCTGGAAGCCATCCGCAGCGCGACCGAGACGCAGGTCATTGCGGCCTTGGCTGCCGCTCCTTGGACACAGCTTCCGCTGGTTCTCGGCACTTCCATCCGGCAAGCGGCGTCGGTTTCCAACGCGTTGCAGCGAACGAAGTGGAACATCATCGATTCCGCTTCCCGTCTGACCGACTACCGGCAGGCGGCGGGTGCCGCCATCGCCTCACGAGTTCAGGAGGTTCTGACGCGAAACGAACAGGACGTCGCCCTGCCGGGGACATTGGCGAGAATCGAGGACGACGCAGCCACCCTGCTGGCGGATCGTCCGCCCACGCCACCGGCACCGGTTCCCACGCCTCCATTCCCCACTTCAACACCATCCCAGGGAACAGACATTCCGGTGGTTCCGCCGTCGCCGATCCCGGTTCCTGCCTGGAATCCGCCCGCTTCACCCACTCCGGCCGCAGGAGTTTCTTGGCACCGAAGCGACGCAGCGGAGGTGGAGCAGCTCTACGCCAACCAGCCTGACCAGTTGGCACGCAACCGTCGGTTGGTGACGGAGCTGAAGTCGCTCTACGGCGCCAGCCAGGTCGCCGGTGACCAACTGCCCCCGGGTTTACCCCAAGCGCAGATTGTCGAGGTCCTCGAAGTCCATCACATCCAACCTCTGTCCAAGGGGGGAGCGGATGAACGGAGCAACATGATCGTGGTGACGGCTTCTCTCCACGCACTCATCCACGCAGATCCTGACTGCCGGATCGATCTTGGAACGGGAACCATGGAACTTTTTGGCGTGCGACTCGGGTTGCACGTGGACGCGCAGCACGGATGA